The DNA region aattagaaaatttccgggttctcaaactcattttttttcggggcgtcacacccgATCCCTtgctttggttacgtagacctaaaattcttcaaaaagggtttgtttacttttctttccaaaaaatcattttttgggtgacttggtacaccctaactctataccaagtggcgactccatttttccattcaaaaaccctttttgaactttatttggccaaaccgtcgcatttcacaatcccccggccttttattttcatgtttacacacgttcacatacacactactttcacaccacatcaaaaagtggggcgcgacacaaaCTGCTAGAATTCATGAACTAGAGACGGATGTACTTGAGGAGCGGAAAAAGGCTGAGCCTCTTCGTGAGCAACTTCAAGAGGTTAAGAGCTGACTTACTAGGGTAGTACATGAGATTAGAGACCGGACTGAGTGGCTGATGGTTGAGTGTGTTACTTTGGTCAAGTAAGTAGTGAATGGCAAGATACTCGAcgaggaaaatgaagaagaaactCCTAGTGCTGAAGAGGAAGATGATCCTATTGAGGTAGCAGAGACTTCTGACTCCGCCAATCACTAAACCAGTGATTTAGTCTACTTTAGTAGTGTTTATCTAGGATAGTCGGGGTGGTACTTGCTCAAAAGTCATTGTATTTTGCTTAACTGTGCTACTGACCTTTTGAAGCACTTGAATGTTACTTATGATGTGCTCGACTTTGTTGCTCTATGATTTCTAATCTATGTTACGGGTTATGCATAATTGCAATTATTTTGGTCACtcccttatttatttttcattttgtataaTTAAAGTGTCATTTTAAACTCTGCTTAAGCATATTTATCTTACGTCTATGCCTTTAGAAAATTACTAAGACTATGGACGGCCGAAAAAGTGGAAGGGGCCGAGGGCGTGGGGTTAGGCAACCCCAAACTCAAGGAGATGATCAATGATCGACAACTGGGCCGAGCCAAGGGCAAGTAAACAAAGAGGATAACCAAGTAGTTACTGCTATTAACCATATGACTGATATCTTAGAACAGTTAGCAGAGCGTCAAGATCCAGGACCTGTTAATCAGCCTGGGGCTCAGGAAAGATGGgaggatagagccttggagCGATTTTTGAAGTTTGCCCCGCCTAAATTTCTTGGGGACCTGATCCCAAAATAGCGGAGAATTGGCTGGAGATAGTGACTAACATCTTTGCCGCTTTATACTACACTGAGGAGAGACGAGTGAATTTCgctgtttttcaattttgagGGTGCGGTACGtgcttggtggaatgtgattaagGTTAAATGAGAAAAAACACAGACCCCTTGGACCTGGAAAAATTTTGTGAGAGAATTTAATGGGAAGTTTCTCTCACCCATGATTCAAGGGAAAAGGGAGGATGGATTTATAAAGTTGAGACAGGGGACTTCTAGCGTGGTTGACTATGAGGAGCGATTCACTAAGCTTTCTAGGTTTGCTCCGAAGCTAGTGGCCACTGAGAGTATAAGGATAAGGCGATCCGTACAAGAGCtaaatgtggagattcaagaggggcTAGTGGCAGCTCAAATCCCCACTTTCACCGAGGCCCTAGAGAAAGTGCAGCGAGTCGAGAGTGCAAAACTGCAAGTTAGAGGTTTTCGTGCAAAGAAAAGAGGCACTCCTAATAACCCTCCTGGACAAGCGGATAAGGGTGCTCCACCTCCAAAAATAGGAAGAAGAACAAGATAAGTAAAGACATCTGGAACACCAAGAGGGGCTATATCAAGAGGAGACCACAGTAGACGAGATCAATCGAGAGGAACACCTCCTAGTGGACAGGCTGTAGCTCCTCAAGTTGTTTGTGGCTATTGTGGTAAACCCAACCACACGGAGAATGAATGTTGGAGGAAATCGGAAAAGTGTCTGTATTGTGACAGTGCCGACCATCAGCTCTTAAGATGTCCAAGTGTGCCGAAGGATGGAGGTGGTACTCAACGGCCAGAAATATCGGTATCTAAACAATCTAGTGTTGGAGGAAGTCGACCCAAGGTGCCGattagggtttatgcattagaTTATCAGTAGGTTCCCAATTCCACTGAGATCGTTAGAGGTATGATTCTTATGTTCCACCGTTTAACTAAAGTATTAATTGACCTTGGTGcgacacattcttttgtaaaccctaaatTCATGAGTAGGGTAGACGTGAGACCGATCAACTTACCCTATGACTTAGAGGTTAAAATGCCTACTGGAGATCAAAGTTTAATTGCCAATTTGGTGTATAGAAATTGCGAGATATGGGTTGGAGTGCTAAAATTAttggccgatttgataggtttagctattaaggggtGTGATGTCATCCTAGGTATGGATTGGTTAGTTGGCTACCCTGCTCAGTTTAATTGTAGGATGAAAACGGTAGAGCTATGTATTCTGGGAGAGGCAACCCTAAAATTGGATGTAACGGGTAGACTAGCTTCATCGGCCTTTATTTCAGGAATTCGAATTAGAAAAATGTTGAGTAAGGGAGGtcaaggatatttggcttttcttataaatactcctagtgataaggtgaagTTGGAGGATGTGCCAGTGATAAAGGACTATCCAGATATGTTTCCTGAGGAACTAGAGTCATTGCCACCGGAAAGAGGGATAGCATTTAAAATTGATGTGGTTCCAGGGGTAGCGCCTATCTCTAAAATACCTTATAGAATGGCTCTCGTTGAATTAAAAGAACTGAAGTTGCAATTGTAGGATTTACTAGAGCGAGACTttataagataaaataattctCCATAGGGAGCTCCagtattatttgttaaaaagaatgATGGGAGCTTAAGATTATGTATAGACTACCAAGACTTGAATGATGTTACCGTTAAAAACAAGTACTCtttaccccacattgatgaattgtttgatcaattgcaaGGGGCAGTAGTATTCTCAAAGTTGGATCTCAaggttattatcaattgaggattttggaaaaagatataCCTAAAACTGCATTTAATTCGAGGTACGGGCACTTTGAGTTTGCGGTGATGCCGTTTGGATTAACTAATGCTCCTGCAGCTTTCATATATTTAATGCATTGAATCTTTAAACCCTATttagatcaatttgtggtggtgtTTATTGACGATATACTGGTATACTCTAAGACTCTGGAGGATCATGAGAAATATTTGAGAATTATCTTGCAAGCCTTGAGAGAACAtcaattgtatgctaagttcAGTAAATGTGAATTCTGATTGAAGGAAATAACTTTCATAGGTCACATAATCTCCAAAGAAGGAATTAAGGTAGATCTAACCAAAGTTGAAGCAATTTCTAAGTGGAAGCAATCGGAAAACCCTACTGAAATTGAAAGTTTCTTAGGGTTAGCGGGGTATTACCGGAGGtttatcaaagatttttctaagattACGGGACCCCTGACTGAGTTGACTAAGAAGAATAGAAAGTTTATGTGGAGTTCTaagtgtgaagagagttttcaTGAGTTGAAGAGACGTTTGATAAGGGCACCTGTTTTAGCCTTACCTAATGGGaaagatagttttgtggtttacacggATGCTTCAAAAGAAGGATTGAGGTGtgtattgatgcaaaatgaGAGGGTGATTGCTTATACCTCTagaaagttaaaacctcacgagagaaattacccaactcatgatttggagttagcggcggTAGTGTTTGTATTGATgaagtggagacattacctatatggggtgacatttgaggtttttacagaccaCAAGAGTCTTAAATATTTGTTTTTCCAAAAAGAGTTAAATTTGAAACAACG from Coffea eugenioides isolate CCC68of unplaced genomic scaffold, Ceug_1.0 ScVebR1_2904;HRSCAF=4023, whole genome shotgun sequence includes:
- the LOC113757282 gene encoding uncharacterized protein LOC113757282; the protein is MPTGDQSLIANLVYRNCEIWVGVLKLLADLIGLAIKGCDVILGMDWLVGYPAQFNCRMKTVELCILGEATLKLDVTGRLASSAFISGIRIRKMLSKGGQGYLAFLINTPSDKVKLEDVPVIKDYPDMFPEELESLPPERGIAFKIDVVPGVAPISKIPYRMALVELKELKLQL